From the Lolium rigidum isolate FL_2022 chromosome 2, APGP_CSIRO_Lrig_0.1, whole genome shotgun sequence genome, one window contains:
- the LOC124692221 gene encoding RING-H2 finger protein ATL74-like translates to MSSSSADVPDVAGSYRVCDTVVLFCIALACGVSVLALAVCFRRVFEQAGYAPGGAASASSGAAGRRRSSRRSGLAPSELAAIPKSTYRRCAVAGGWAQCAICLAVMPDGEVVRRLPACGHMFHVECIDTWLYSHPTCPLCRCDVGQDKV, encoded by the coding sequence ATGTCTTCCTCCAGCGCCGATGTCCCCGACGTCGCCGGCAGCTACAGGGTGTGTGACACGGTCGTGCTCTTCTGCATCGCCTTGGCGTGCGGCGTCAGCGTCCTCGCGTTGGCCGTCTGCTTCAGGCGCGTCTTCGAGCAGGCTGGGTACGCCCCGGGTGGTGCGGCGTCGGCGTCGTCCGGGGCCGCCGGCAGAAGAAGAAGCAGCCGGCGCAGCGGACTGGCGCCGTCAGAGCTGGCGGCCATCCCCAAGTCCACGTACCGGAGGTGCGCTGTTGCCGGCGGGTGGGCGCAGTGTGCGATCTGCCTCGCCGTCATGCCGGACGGGGAGGTGGTGCGGCGGCTGCCGGCGTGCGGGCACATGTTCcacgtcgagtgcatcgacacgTGGCTCTACTCGCACCCCACGTGCCCTCTATGCCGGTGCGACGTCGGCCAGGATAAAGTTTGA